TCCGAGCCGGAACACGGAACCCGCGGTCCGCGCGAGCACGCACGCGTCCTGCCACAGCGACCAGGTCTCGATGTAGCGGTTGTCGAAGCGGGCCCGCTCCTCGATCGAGGTGTCACCGCGCAACCCGTTCACCTGGGCGAGACCCGTGATGCCCACGGGCATCCGGTGGCGCGCCTGGTAGCCGGGATGGGCGCGGCTGAACTGCGCGACGAAGAAGGGGCGTTCGGGGCGGGGGCCGACGAGGCTCATATCGCCGCGCAGGACGTTCCACAGCTGCGGCAACTCGTCGAGGGAGGTCCGGCGCAGCACGCGGCCGACCCGGCTCATCCGCCCGTCGGAGGCGACGTTCCAGCGGGTGGCCGACTCCTGGGCGTCGGCGGGCCGCAGCGTACGGAACTTCAGCAGGACGAAGGGGCGCCCGTGCCGGCCGACGCGTTCCTGACGGAAGATCACGCCCGGCCCGCCGGAGAGCCGCACGGCCAGGGCGCAGGCCGCCAGCACCGGGGCCGCCAGCAGCAGCCCGACCGCGGCCAGGACGGCGTCCATCGCCCGCTTCGCCCCGTGGCCGAGAGGACGGTCCGTCCCGTCCTGCAGCGGCTGGACGGCGAAGCCCCACAGATGATCGGAGCGGCCTTCCGCCGGGAGCCCCGCGACGGCACCGGGACCCGTGACCAGCCACACCCGGCAGCCGTGTCCGGTGAGCAGCGCGAAGAGAGCGACGCCGTCCGGGGTGGACTCGGGCGGGGCCGTGAACACCGCGTGCCGCACGCTGTTCTGGACGACGGCCCGCCCCACCTCCTGGGGCGAGGCCAGGACCGGCAGCGGCACGGAGCCGGAACCCGTCGGCTGCTTCTCGTCCCCGGACACCGGGGGCGCGACCAGACCGACCGGCCGCAGTCCGTAGGCGGGGTGGTCGTGCAGCGCGGCCGCCACCTGACGGGCCGGCGGCCCCTGGCCCACGACCAGCGTGGACAGAGGGCGGCGGACCGCGGCCCGTCGCCGCGCCCGGTACACGGACGCGCGTCCCGCGCAGGTCAGCGCGGTCTGCGTGGCGGCCCCGTACGCGAGCACCGTCCAGCCGATCGCCTGCTGCGGGGCCCAGACGGCCAGCACCTCCATGGTCACGTACCACTGGAGGAGGGTGAGGCCGAGCAGGGCGGGGAGTTCGGAGAGGACGGAGGGGGACAGCCGCATCCCGTACAGGCGGCGTTGAGCGAAGAGCAGCACCTGTGCCACCGCCTGGACGGCCACCAGCAGCCAGGGCCACGGGGCCGGGACGACCAGGGCGAACGTCACGGCCGGGGCCAGGGCGTCCACGCACAGGAGCGGCGCGAGACGGCCGTACCGGACGGTCCGGCGCTCGCCGGGCTGCGCCCGCGCACCGCCGCCGCTTCGTCGCTGCGGATGAACCGTGTGCGCCTGTACGGCTGTTGCCTGTCCAGGGCCGGGAACCGGTGCACTCTCCATCGTCATCGCTCGGTGCGCTTCCTCGTCGTGGGGCCGGACAGGCCGACCAGTTCCTGGTAGAGACCGGCGACCGCCCCCGCGGTCCGTCGGACGTCGAAAGACGCGCGGGTGTGGCGCATGGCCCGGCGGGACAGCGCCTCGCGCAGTTCCGGGTCGATGAGCAGGGCGGTCAGCGCGGCGGCCAGGGCCTCCGGATCCTCCGGAGGCACCAGACAGTGGTCCTCGTGGCCGGGCGGCAGGCTCTCCCGCGCGCCGTTCACGTCGGTCATCACGACGGGGCGCCCGCAGGCCATCGCCTCCAGCGGGGCCAGCGCCATGCCCTCCCAGCGGGAGGGCAGCACGAGGACGTCCGCCGCGTGGATCCACGGCAGCACGTCCTCGCAGGCTCCGGTGAACAGCACGCCCGGCGGCGCCGACGCCTCCAGCCCGGCCCGGTCGGGCCCGTCGCCCACGAGGACGAGACGGGCCCCGGCGTGCGGCACCCGGCGCCAGGCCCGCAGCAGCACGTCCTGCCCCTTCTGCCGGGTCAGCCGGCCGACGCAGACGACCAGCGGGGCGTCCCGGCCGAGGCTCTCCAGCAAGGGCAGCGAGGCGCGGGCCTCCGCCCGGTCCCTGCTTCCGCCGGGCCGGAAACGGTCGAGGTCGATGCCGTTGTGGATGACCGACCAGCGGGCGGCGATGCCCGCCTCCTGTCCGGTGCGTCGTTCGGACTCGCTGACGCACAGGATGTGATCGGCCCAGCGTGCGCCGAACCGCTCCCAGCCGAGCGCGAGTGCCGCGGTGCGTCCGCCGACGGCCTCGAACGACCAGGCGTGCGGCTGGAACACGGTGGGGACCCGGCCGCGTACCGCGATCCGCCCGGCCAGTCCCGCCTTGGCGCTGTGGGCGTGCACCACGTGCGGGCGGCTCGCGCGGACGATCCCGCGCGCGGCGGCCACCTCCCGGGCCAGCCGGGGCCCGGGGGCGCGGGTGACGGACCAGCCGTGGACCTCGGCGCCCGCGGCCGCCGCCCCGAGGGACAGCGGGCTGCCGGGCGGGCAGGCCACCACCGGGCGCAGCCCGGACCCGGCCTGGGCCCTGACGAGATCGGTGACGACCCGGGCCACTCCGCCGTCCACGGGCTGAACCAAATGAAGGACCGTCAATGGGCTTTCTTCAGTACGACGCATGTGCAGCACGCACGGCTCTCTTCGCTCAATCCGGTGAGTAAGATCCACCGGCCGTGGCCGGCGGGTCTAAAGCCGAATCGCACTTTGACAGAAATATGGCGAAATCGTGCGCGTGACTCGCTCATACGATCACAGGGGGGTGACGTGGGAAGGAGGGCCGTTCGAGTGGTCGCGGGGCAGATCGGCGCATGACCGCGGGCCTTTCGCGGGCAGCCGGTGAAAGGGCTTGTCGTCCGCCTCCGTACGGAAGGGCGGAGGTGTTCCGTACGGATCGAGCCGTTTATATCGTCAGCCTTTTTCCGGCATGACGTACTGCGCCGATCGCCGCACCGGATGGCGGCACCATCTATGGGCGATCACGGGACAGCCCTCAGGCTGTTCTCGTGGTGGCGGACGGAGTGGCGAAAGAGACGGTCGCGGTGTGCGCCACGATCTCCACCTCGTCGCCCAGAGCCCATTCCGCGACCCGTGACGCCATCGCCGCCGGCACCACGTCGCTGATGTCCGGCGCGGCCGGAATGTCGTACGTGGCGTGGGCGTCGTGGGGCAGGACGACCCGGTAGCCCAGCTCCAGGGCCCGGCGGGCGGTGGCGAGCACGCACATCTCCGACATCACCCCGCACACGGCGAGCGCCCGGACGCCCGCCGCCGACAGCTCGGCCTCCAGCGACGTCTTCTCGAAACCGTCGTCCTCGCTCTTGCGGATCACCGTCTCGGTCGGCCCGGTGCGCACGGGCAGGTGCAGCTCCCACCCGGGCGTCCCCGGCTCGTCGGGCTCTCCGGCCGGGCCGTCGTTCTGCAGGTGGACGACGAGTGCCCCGGCCTCCCGGGCCCGCCCGACGAGGTCCGTCACCCGGTCCACCAGCCGGGTCGCGTCGGGCACGGCGGCGTCCCCCGCGACGAACGCCGACTGGACGTCGACGACGAGCAGCGCCGTGACGGGGGCGGGAAGGGCGCTCATGCCGGGGGAGTCCTCACGTCGTCGCGGCGGGTGCGTGGGCGCAGGCCCGCCCGGAGCCCATCGTGCCGTACGAAGGGCCGTGGCCGCCCGCCGTTTTCGGCGGGCGGCCACGGGTCAGCCGGTGCGGTCCACGAGGTACGGGATCAGGGTGAGCAGATCCCCGCGCGCGCCCTCCGCCAGCGGCACCCGGTCCAGACAGGCGCGGGCCGCCGCCAGGTGCTCGTGCGCCTCGGCCAGCGCGGCCCGCCGTCCGCCGGCCTCGCCGATCAGCTCGGCCGCACGGCGCGCCGCGGGGTCGTCGAGCGGCCCGGCGGAGGTGAGGAGCGCGTCGAGACGCCGGGCCGCCGGGTGGTCGGCGGACAGGGCCGCGAGCACCGGGTACGTCTTCTTCAGCCGCCGCAGATCGCTGTGCACCGGCTTGCCGGTCACCTGCGGATCGCCCCAGATCCCGAGCAGGTCGTCCACCGCCTGGAACGCCACCCCCACATGCCGCCCCGCCAGGTCCAGCGCCTCGACGGTGCGCGCCGGGGCGCCGGCCAGCACCGCGCCCAGGGCGGCGGCGCAACCGAGCAGGGCGCCCGTCTTGTGGGTGGCCATCGACCGGTACTCCTGCGGCAGGACCGCCCCGGGCCCGGTCCACGGCCGGGACTCGAAGAGCAGGTCCTGCGCCTGACCGTGCACCAGATCGCCCAGCGCGCCGGCCAGTTGCCGGACCGCCGCCGCGCCGCCCGGCCCGGGAGCCTCCGCCAGCGTGGAGACGGCCAGCGCGAACAGCGCGTCCCCCGCGAGGACCGCCGGGCCCGTGCCGTACGCCTTCCACAGCGTCGGCCGCCGCCGACGGGTCTCGTCGCCGTCCATGATGTCGTCGTGGATCAGGGAGAAGGTGTGGATCAGCTCGACGGCCACCGCGCCCGGCACCGCGTCCGCCGCGCTGCCGCCCGCGGCCTCCGCGCCGAGCACCGCGAGCGCCTGGCGGACCCCCTTGCCCTGCGATCCGGGCGCCGCCTCGCCACCCGTCCCGCTCCAGCCCAGCGAGAAGGCCGCGGTCTCCGCGTGCCAGGGGTGCAGCCGCCCCACCGACTCCGCCAGGGCCGGGCGCACGAGCTCGCGGCAGCGGTCCAGTATCTGCGTGGCGCTCGCCCGGCTGGTCGTGGAGAGCGTCATCGGCGGCCGTCCCTCTCGCCCGCGGAGGCCGGTTCCACGCCGAGTTCCGCGTACGCCTTCTCGACCATCTCCTGGGCGTTGAGCAGCCCGATCCGGCTCAGCCTGCCGCGCAGTTCGTCCAGCTCGGCGGCGGTGGCGTCGCGGTCCCGGCCGAGCCTGGCCCGGGCCTTGACCAGGCCGAGCGAGGCGAGCGCCTCGCCCCGCGGCTCGTCCATCGCGCGGAACTCCCCGAGCGCCTGCTTGTAGACCTCGCGCGCCTCCTCGTAACGCCCGGCCCGGAAGAGCACGTTGGCCCGCATCTTGTGGTTGTACGCCAGGGCGCTGGAGAGGTTCATCTCGCGGCAGGTGACCTCGGCCTCGGAGAGCAGGTCGAGGGCGCGCCCGGTCGCCCCGTCCCGGAGGGAGACGATGTCGGCGATGCCGCGCAGGGCCCAGGCCCGGCCCCGCCGGTCGTCCGCGTCGCCCGCCAGGGCGGCCGCCTCCTCGAACATCTCCAACGCCGTGTCCAGCGAACCGGTGTTGCGGTGGATCTGCGCGATGCCCTCCAGGGCCCAGACAGTGTGCCGGGCCTCGCCCCGGGCACGGGCCTCGGCCAGCAGTTGTTCGTGCAGCGTCGCGACGGTCGCGTAGTCGCCCTGGATCCGTCCGGTCTCGGCGAGGCCGGCCAGCGAATAGCCGCGGGCGACCACGTCGCCGCCCCGCTTCCCCAGCTCCGCGGCGAGACCGAGCAGCCTGAACGCGAGGCGCAGCGAACCGCGTTGGCGTGCCAGCGTGCCCCCGCTCCACAGCGCCCACGCCATCGCCCCGGTGTTCCCGGCCGTCCGCGCGGCCCGGTAGCTGGCCTTCCAGGCCCGGTCGGCCTCCGCGACCTGTCCGAGCCTGCGGTGCGCCTCGGCCACGGCGAGGCCCGAACGCGCCACCTCCTCCTGCGATCCGGAGATCTCGGCCTGCCTCAAGTGGCGTACGCCTTCGGCCAGTACGTCGGTGAGGGAGGCGTTCACCGACATCTTGGTGAGTGCTCCCTGGTACTCGGGCGCCAGTGCCTTGGTCTGCATGGGGGCCTTCCGCGCGGTGCCGGGCCGCACCGCGCGGACTATACTCTTCATGTATACGCGGAAGGTATAGTCCGGCGGTCGTGCAGGCCCGGATCTTGTGGGGTGGGGCGCCGCGCGTCACACGCGGCGCACCGTCCTGTCATCGATCAAGACGGCGGCCGGGCGAGGAGGGTTGCTCCTGAAGTCCAGGTCGTTCCGCATCCCCTCCGCGAGCGTCCCCTCACGCACTCCCCGTGCGCCGCAGCCGGTGGCGCACGGCGCGCCGGGCGACCGGGCCGAGCTCGTCCAGCACCCCGGCCAGCGCGGCGAGCTGCTCCAGCGCGTCGAAGGCGCGCCCGGCCCCCGCGGGGTCGACGCCCTCGTACAGCTCCAGGCCCACGAACGACCCCGTCACCGCCCGGGCCAGGCCCGCCGGGTCGGTGAACTCGCCCAGCGGCGAGTCCGCCAGGATCCGGGTGAGGGCCTTCTCGATCTCGGCGGTCCACAGGCCGAGTCCGGCGGCGGTCGCGGGCGCGAGCCTCGGCTGGGTCTGCGCTCCCGCGAGCACCTGCGCGAGGAAGGCGACATGGCCGCCGGCCCGCTCCTCCTCGTGCAGCTCGCGCCCGCACTTCAGCAGCCCGGCGAGGGAGGTGACGGCGGCGAGCCGGTCGCGGTACCGGGCCACCCGCTGCTCCGCGCCGTACCGGCAGGCCGCCGCCAACAGCTCGTCGACCGAGCCGAAGTGGTAGAAGACCAGTGCCTGGTTGACCCCGGCCGAGGCCGCCACCGAGCGGGCCGACGTCTTGGCGATCCCCTGCTCGGCGAGGGTGCGCAGCGCGCCCTCCAGGAGCTTCGTCCGGGTGTCCGCCCCCGCCGCGCTCCCCGTCACGCCCGCGCCTCTTCGCGGACCGGGCGCAGACCCGCCCGTACGCCGTGGCGCAGGGCGTCGACATAGCGGGCGCGGAACGTTCCCTCGTACCCGAACAGCGGGCCGAAGCGGCGGTTGGTCACCGCCACCCGGATGCGGAAGCGGCCCGTGGCGTCGTCGAAGGACTCGCGGACCTCGGCGTCGCCCCCGATCAGCCGGGGCACCCGGACGTCGACGGGCCCCTCGCGGAAGCGGTGTTCCCCGGAACGGATGAGCAGGGAACCGTCGGGCTCCGCGGTGAGCCGCAGGTCGGTGGCCAGGTGCTGGTGGGTGCCGAGGTAGTCCAGCACACAGGAGCGCTCGGGGCTGTGCACCATCGTGGCGTCGAAGCGGCGCGGACCGCCCGGCAGGGCGAAGGTCCGGACGAAGGTCACGGTCTCCCGGCCGTGGGCGTCGGTGTAGGGCACGTTCTCGATGGTGAACGGGACGTCGCGGCCGGTTCTCGGCACCAGGATGTTGCGCGTGGCGCCGAGCGCGAGGAACGGCTTCACGAACGCCCGGCCGTGCCAGATCCGGTCCATGGAACCGCGCCCGACGCACGCCTCCCCGCTCTCCAGGCCGACCGAGAAGCGCCGTCGCAACTGCGGGTGGAGCCGGGCGAAGTCGTCTCCCATCGCACGGGCGAATATCGAGGTCACGGGCGCTCCAGGCGGGCGAGAAGGGACGGGGTGGCGGCCGGGCGGCCGGGCGGTCTGCGCAGGCAGCGGCGGGCGGCGGGCGTGCGGCGGGACGGGGGCGCCAGCAGTGCGGCCAGGGCGGCGGGCAGTACGGCCGCCGGGCCGAAGGGAAGGGCTGCCGCCACGGCGAGGACCCGCAGCAGGATCTCCGCCAGGGCGTACGCCAGCGACCGGGCCGGACTGATGTCCCGCTCGCACCACAGCCGCAGCCGGTCGAAGGACCAGGCGGTCGCCCAGCCCATCAAGGGCCGCAGCACCAACCGGTCCGCGACCGTGCCGAAGCGGCCCCAGCGGGTCCGGTAGTCGTAGCCGGTCAGGAAGCGGATGCCGTCGGCGGTGGGAACGTAACGCCAGTAGCCGCTGCCCTCGGACAGCGGCGACAGCCTCTCCGGGGAGGCGAAGCGCAGTGCGGAGACCCGCTCGCCGTCCTCCCGGTGCCGCTCGCCCGCGCTCGTCCCGGTCCCCGCGACGGTCAGGAAGGGCAGCACCCGGGTCGCGTAGCGGAACCGCTGGGCGGAACCCGGCGGGCCGGGCATATGGCTGATCTCGGTGAAGCGCAGGTCCCACCGCTGATGCTGACCGGGGTCCTGGGTCCGTGCCCACAGGCGCTCCGGATCGGTACGGATCAACGCCTCTATGTACAGCCCCATGCGTGCCCCCGGTCGCCACGGGTGTTTGAGCGAGTGCTCAACCCCTGTGCCCGGGGACGCTACCAGAGAGTTGAGCACTCGCTCAAACACCCCCCGAACGGCCGCCCCCGACGCGCGACGGGGCCCCTGGCACGCTCGAATGGACGGGTGACGGCGCCCCCGGACGACTGCCTCGCCCGTAACGAGTGGATCTGCGGGGCCTACCTCTCCAGCCGCCGCGAGATCCTGGCGGACGCGGTGCTGCAACACCTCCAGCTGACGGGCGCCGCGGTGGCCGTCGCCCTCCTGCTCGCGGTCCCCCTGGCGATCGCCGCCCGCCGATGGCGCTGGGCGGCCGGACCGGTGCTGGGACTGACGACGATCCTGTACACGATCCCGTCGCTGGCGATGTTCTCGCTGCTGCTGCCGCTGTACGGACTCTCCGCCGCGCTGGTGATCGCGGGGCTCGTCCTCTACTCCCTGACCCTGCTCGTCCGGAACATCCTGGCCGGGCTACGCGCCGTCCCCGAAGAGACCCGGCAGGCCGCACGCGGCATGGGATACGGGCCGCTGCGCCTGCTGCTCGCCGTGGAGCTCCCGCTCGCGCTGCCCGCCGCGATGGCCGGGCTGCGCATCGCCACCGTCTCCGCGGTCTCCCTGGTCACCATCGGGGCGATCGTCGGCCACGGCGGACTCGGCAACCTCATCTACTCCGGCATGAACACCTACTTCAAGGCCCAGGTGCTCACCGCCTCCGTCCTGT
The nucleotide sequence above comes from Streptomyces sp. NBC_01116. Encoded proteins:
- a CDS encoding exopolysaccharide biosynthesis polyprenyl glycosylphosphotransferase, producing the protein MDALAPAVTFALVVPAPWPWLLVAVQAVAQVLLFAQRRLYGMRLSPSVLSELPALLGLTLLQWYVTMEVLAVWAPQQAIGWTVLAYGAATQTALTCAGRASVYRARRRAAVRRPLSTLVVGQGPPARQVAAALHDHPAYGLRPVGLVAPPVSGDEKQPTGSGSVPLPVLASPQEVGRAVVQNSVRHAVFTAPPESTPDGVALFALLTGHGCRVWLVTGPGAVAGLPAEGRSDHLWGFAVQPLQDGTDRPLGHGAKRAMDAVLAAVGLLLAAPVLAACALAVRLSGGPGVIFRQERVGRHGRPFVLLKFRTLRPADAQESATRWNVASDGRMSRVGRVLRRTSLDELPQLWNVLRGDMSLVGPRPERPFFVAQFSRAHPGYQARHRMPVGITGLAQVNGLRGDTSIEERARFDNRYIETWSLWQDACVLARTAGSVFRLGGS
- a CDS encoding glycosyltransferase, which encodes MRRTEESPLTVLHLVQPVDGGVARVVTDLVRAQAGSGLRPVVACPPGSPLSLGAAAAGAEVHGWSVTRAPGPRLAREVAAARGIVRASRPHVVHAHSAKAGLAGRIAVRGRVPTVFQPHAWSFEAVGGRTAALALGWERFGARWADHILCVSESERRTGQEAGIAARWSVIHNGIDLDRFRPGGSRDRAEARASLPLLESLGRDAPLVVCVGRLTRQKGQDVLLRAWRRVPHAGARLVLVGDGPDRAGLEASAPPGVLFTGACEDVLPWIHAADVLVLPSRWEGMALAPLEAMACGRPVVMTDVNGARESLPPGHEDHCLVPPEDPEALAAALTALLIDPELREALSRRAMRHTRASFDVRRTAGAVAGLYQELVGLSGPTTRKRTER
- a CDS encoding cysteine hydrolase family protein, whose protein sequence is MSALPAPVTALLVVDVQSAFVAGDAAVPDATRLVDRVTDLVGRAREAGALVVHLQNDGPAGEPDEPGTPGWELHLPVRTGPTETVIRKSEDDGFEKTSLEAELSAAGVRALAVCGVMSEMCVLATARRALELGYRVVLPHDAHATYDIPAAPDISDVVPAAMASRVAEWALGDEVEIVAHTATVSFATPSATTRTA
- a CDS encoding polyprenyl synthetase family protein — protein: MTLSTTSRASATQILDRCRELVRPALAESVGRLHPWHAETAAFSLGWSGTGGEAAPGSQGKGVRQALAVLGAEAAGGSAADAVPGAVAVELIHTFSLIHDDIMDGDETRRRRPTLWKAYGTGPAVLAGDALFALAVSTLAEAPGPGGAAAVRQLAGALGDLVHGQAQDLLFESRPWTGPGAVLPQEYRSMATHKTGALLGCAAALGAVLAGAPARTVEALDLAGRHVGVAFQAVDDLLGIWGDPQVTGKPVHSDLRRLKKTYPVLAALSADHPAARRLDALLTSAGPLDDPAARRAAELIGEAGGRRAALAEAHEHLAAARACLDRVPLAEGARGDLLTLIPYLVDRTG
- a CDS encoding tetratricopeptide repeat protein — its product is MQTKALAPEYQGALTKMSVNASLTDVLAEGVRHLRQAEISGSQEEVARSGLAVAEAHRRLGQVAEADRAWKASYRAARTAGNTGAMAWALWSGGTLARQRGSLRLAFRLLGLAAELGKRGGDVVARGYSLAGLAETGRIQGDYATVATLHEQLLAEARARGEARHTVWALEGIAQIHRNTGSLDTALEMFEEAAALAGDADDRRGRAWALRGIADIVSLRDGATGRALDLLSEAEVTCREMNLSSALAYNHKMRANVLFRAGRYEEAREVYKQALGEFRAMDEPRGEALASLGLVKARARLGRDRDATAAELDELRGRLSRIGLLNAQEMVEKAYAELGVEPASAGERDGRR
- a CDS encoding TetR/AcrR family transcriptional regulator; the encoded protein is MTGSAAGADTRTKLLEGALRTLAEQGIAKTSARSVAASAGVNQALVFYHFGSVDELLAAACRYGAEQRVARYRDRLAAVTSLAGLLKCGRELHEEERAGGHVAFLAQVLAGAQTQPRLAPATAAGLGLWTAEIEKALTRILADSPLGEFTDPAGLARAVTGSFVGLELYEGVDPAGAGRAFDALEQLAALAGVLDELGPVARRAVRHRLRRTGSA
- a CDS encoding DUF4166 domain-containing protein yields the protein MTSIFARAMGDDFARLHPQLRRRFSVGLESGEACVGRGSMDRIWHGRAFVKPFLALGATRNILVPRTGRDVPFTIENVPYTDAHGRETVTFVRTFALPGGPRRFDATMVHSPERSCVLDYLGTHQHLATDLRLTAEPDGSLLIRSGEHRFREGPVDVRVPRLIGGDAEVRESFDDATGRFRIRVAVTNRRFGPLFGYEGTFRARYVDALRHGVRAGLRPVREEARA
- a CDS encoding ABC transporter permease, whose product is MTAPPDDCLARNEWICGAYLSSRREILADAVLQHLQLTGAAVAVALLLAVPLAIAARRWRWAAGPVLGLTTILYTIPSLAMFSLLLPLYGLSAALVIAGLVLYSLTLLVRNILAGLRAVPEETRQAARGMGYGPLRLLLAVELPLALPAAMAGLRIATVSAVSLVTIGAIVGHGGLGNLIYSGMNTYFKAQVLTASVLCVVIAVAADLLLLGAGRLLTPWTRRQA